One window of the Acaryochloris sp. CCMEE 5410 genome contains the following:
- a CDS encoding anthranilate synthase component I: MDELKPWYWRSQPLLERSGTDIFAALFGEQGIATLLESPYPHPLGQYSICAGGPRSEAGDLRLWTPELGRILPFLEHQLQLKKPLAPDGIPDDLPFQGGWLGWLGYDLAWEIERLPHLKPDPLPFPVAFWYEPENFAILDHQQQILWLAASDPHHLDHLEHQLASYTPHPIIPSFKAIDFQFVTNQVEYEAMVRQALAHIQAGDIFQANLSTRFSVKADADPWQLYQQLQTINPSPFASYWQTPWGSVVSCSPERLVRLKGTQAETRPIAGTRARGITLEEDQQLAHALKKNLKERAEHTMLVDLERNDLGRVCNWGSVAVNEFLVLEYYSHVIHLVSNIVGTLQPNRSAVELIRSVFPGGTITGCPKVRCMEIIETLEPYRRSLFYGSCGYLDYRGQLDLNILIRTLLITPIHPPGSSPNRSIPSSMIWGQVGAGIVADSHPEQEWLESLQKAKAQVEAIQAMDSQI; this comes from the coding sequence ATGGACGAATTAAAGCCTTGGTATTGGCGATCGCAGCCACTACTCGAACGTAGCGGTACAGATATTTTTGCAGCCTTATTTGGAGAACAAGGGATCGCAACCCTGCTCGAAAGCCCTTATCCCCATCCCCTCGGTCAATACTCCATTTGCGCAGGTGGCCCTCGAAGTGAGGCTGGCGATTTACGCTTATGGACACCAGAATTAGGGCGAATCTTACCGTTCTTGGAACACCAGCTACAACTTAAAAAGCCTTTAGCCCCAGATGGAATCCCTGATGACTTGCCCTTTCAAGGTGGGTGGTTAGGGTGGCTGGGGTATGACCTCGCTTGGGAAATCGAACGTTTACCCCACCTTAAACCTGATCCCCTGCCATTCCCTGTAGCCTTTTGGTATGAGCCTGAAAACTTTGCAATTTTGGATCATCAACAGCAAATCCTCTGGCTTGCAGCCAGCGATCCCCACCATTTAGATCACCTAGAACACCAGCTAGCATCCTACACTCCACATCCAATCATTCCATCATTTAAGGCAATAGACTTTCAGTTTGTGACAAATCAAGTTGAGTATGAAGCGATGGTACGACAGGCCTTAGCCCATATTCAGGCTGGAGACATTTTCCAGGCCAATCTCTCCACTCGTTTTTCGGTCAAGGCCGACGCCGATCCCTGGCAGCTCTACCAGCAACTGCAAACGATCAATCCCTCACCCTTTGCCAGCTACTGGCAAACTCCATGGGGATCGGTCGTCAGTTGTTCACCAGAACGGCTTGTTCGACTCAAAGGGACACAAGCCGAGACCCGCCCAATTGCCGGGACTCGCGCCCGGGGAATCACCCTCGAAGAGGATCAACAATTAGCTCATGCCTTAAAGAAGAACTTAAAAGAAAGAGCTGAGCATACCATGCTGGTGGATCTTGAACGTAATGACCTCGGTCGAGTCTGTAACTGGGGATCAGTTGCCGTAAATGAATTTCTAGTCCTTGAATACTACAGTCATGTAATTCATCTAGTTAGCAATATTGTTGGTACCCTACAACCCAATCGTTCTGCAGTTGAGCTGATTCGATCGGTCTTCCCAGGAGGAACCATTACTGGCTGCCCTAAGGTTCGTTGTATGGAAATTATTGAAACGTTAGAACCTTACCGCCGGAGCTTATTTTATGGTTCCTGTGGGTATTTAGACTATCGGGGGCAGCTAGATCTGAATATTTTGATTCGAACCTTATTGATTACCCCTATACATCCTCCTGGCAGCTCCCCTAACCGGTCTATCCCGTCTTCTATGATTTGGGGACAAGTGGGGGCTGGGATTGTGGCCGATAGTCACCCTGAACAGGAATGGTTAGAATCCTTGCAAAAAGCCAAAGCGCAGGTGGAAGCCATTCAAGCAATGGACTCGCAAATCTAA